One Gemmatimonadota bacterium DNA window includes the following coding sequences:
- the infB gene encoding translation initiation factor IF-2, which yields MASKRIYEVAKQYNISSNALVQMLRDLDHTVKSHMSIMDEKMVLDVNMRFEQEKLAAREEQDRKRKMAASETKPKPKTVKEGPGRARPKAEAGKPARKDGAPATQAVKGDGDVRGRRRRSKKKKKAKVDQKEVEASVRRTIAQMDSTRTRRRRRRGDREEGEADDEALSVIRVPEFISAGELAEHLSVSPTEIVSKCLQLGLMITINQRLDMDTLMTVASEFGFEIEEQSEYGLEYIEEDEEEEDEGVLVSRPPVVTIMGHVDHGKTSLLDYIRKSNVIAGEAGGITQHIGAYEVDLESGQITFLDTPGHEAFSAMRARGTQVTDIVILVVAADEEVMPQTIEAIDHAKAAEVPIIIALNKMDLETARPDRIKEQLSQRGLLVEDWGGDVIACEVSALTGAGVDHILEMVLLQSEMLDLKANPARRAQGVVVEAELDRGRGTLATVLIQQGTLRVGDAFVAGQFSGRVRALLNERGARIGDAGPSVPVQIMGFSGMPQVGDSFAVVESESLAREIGNRRRQMRREHEFRQARPITLEDIYDQIKEGEIQELPVIVKGDVGGSVEALSDSLLRLENDEVKIRIIHTGIGAINESDVLLATASNAIIIGFHVRPNAQARALAEREKVDIRLYDIIYRVIQDVTDALEGMLKPDIEEQVVGVVEVREIFRAPRVGTIAGCYVQSGNVTRNANIRLIRDGIVVYESTVGSLRRFKEDVREVQTGFECGLTVDGFQDIKQDDTIEVYETREVARQLQTR from the coding sequence ATGGCGTCAAAGAGAATCTACGAAGTAGCCAAGCAGTACAACATATCGAGCAACGCGCTCGTCCAGATGCTTCGGGACCTGGACCACACGGTCAAGAGTCATATGAGCATCATGGACGAAAAGATGGTCCTCGACGTCAACATGCGGTTCGAGCAGGAGAAACTAGCGGCCCGTGAGGAACAGGACCGCAAGAGGAAGATGGCCGCGTCGGAGACTAAACCCAAGCCGAAGACCGTGAAGGAGGGCCCGGGCCGGGCCCGGCCGAAGGCGGAAGCGGGAAAGCCGGCCAGGAAGGACGGAGCCCCCGCCACCCAGGCGGTAAAGGGTGATGGGGACGTACGCGGGCGCCGCCGTCGATCCAAGAAGAAAAAGAAGGCGAAGGTCGACCAGAAGGAAGTGGAAGCCAGCGTGCGCCGGACTATCGCCCAGATGGACAGCACCCGCACACGACGACGCCGGCGCCGGGGCGACCGGGAAGAAGGGGAAGCCGACGACGAGGCTTTGAGCGTCATTCGGGTACCCGAGTTCATTTCGGCCGGTGAGCTGGCCGAGCACCTTTCCGTCTCCCCGACGGAAATCGTCTCGAAATGCCTGCAGCTCGGACTCATGATCACGATCAACCAGCGGCTGGACATGGACACCCTGATGACCGTCGCGTCCGAGTTCGGTTTCGAAATCGAGGAGCAGTCCGAGTACGGCCTCGAGTATATCGAAGAAGACGAAGAAGAAGAGGACGAGGGCGTCCTCGTGTCCCGTCCCCCGGTGGTCACCATCATGGGACACGTAGACCACGGAAAGACCTCCCTCCTCGACTACATCCGCAAGAGCAACGTGATCGCCGGCGAGGCCGGGGGCATCACGCAGCATATCGGCGCTTACGAAGTCGACCTGGAAAGCGGACAGATCACATTCCTGGATACACCGGGTCACGAGGCCTTTTCCGCCATGCGCGCCCGGGGCACGCAGGTGACCGACATCGTCATCCTCGTGGTGGCGGCGGACGAGGAAGTCATGCCGCAGACTATCGAGGCTATCGACCACGCCAAGGCCGCCGAAGTCCCTATCATCATCGCGCTGAACAAGATGGATCTCGAAACGGCCCGTCCCGACCGCATCAAGGAACAACTGAGCCAGCGCGGTCTTCTCGTAGAAGACTGGGGCGGCGACGTCATCGCCTGCGAAGTGTCGGCCCTGACCGGAGCGGGCGTGGACCACATCCTGGAAATGGTGCTGCTGCAATCGGAGATGCTGGACTTGAAAGCGAACCCCGCCAGGCGGGCGCAGGGCGTGGTCGTGGAAGCGGAACTGGACCGCGGCCGCGGAACGCTCGCCACCGTCCTCATCCAGCAGGGCACGCTGCGCGTCGGCGACGCTTTCGTGGCGGGCCAGTTCAGCGGCCGGGTCAGGGCGCTGCTCAACGAAAGAGGCGCGCGGATCGGGGACGCGGGACCGTCGGTACCCGTTCAGATCATGGGATTCTCGGGCATGCCCCAGGTCGGCGACTCCTTCGCCGTCGTGGAATCGGAATCGCTGGCGAGGGAGATCGGCAACCGGCGCCGGCAAATGCGCAGGGAGCACGAGTTCCGCCAGGCCAGGCCGATCACCCTGGAAGACATATACGACCAGATCAAGGAAGGCGAGATCCAGGAACTGCCCGTCATCGTCAAGGGCGACGTGGGCGGTTCCGTGGAAGCGTTGAGCGATTCGCTGCTGCGCCTCGAGAACGACGAGGTCAAGATACGGATCATCCACACGGGCATCGGGGCCATCAACGAATCCGACGTCCTGCTCGCCACGGCGTCCAACGCCATCATCATCGGATTTCACGTACGGCCCAACGCCCAGGCGAGGGCGCTGGCCGAGCGGGAGAAAGTCGACATACGCCTGTACGACATCATCTATCGTGTCATCCAGGACGTCACGGACGCCCTGGAAGGCATGTTGAAACCGGATATCGAAGAACAGGTCGTGGGCGTAGTGGAAGTAAGAGAGATTTTCAGGGCGCCGCGCGTGGGAACGATCGCGGGCTGCTACGTCCAGTCCGGCAACGTGACCCGTAACGCCAACATCCGGCTCATTCGCGACGGAATCGTCGTCTACGAGAGCACGGTCGGATCGCTGCGCCGGTTCAAGGAGGACGTCCGCGAGGTTCAGACCGGGTTCGAATGCGGGCTGACCGTCGACGGGTTCCAGGACATCAAGCAGGACGATACCATCGAGGTTTACGAGACCCGGGAAGTCGCCCGGCAACTGCAGACGCGTTGA
- a CDS encoding 50S ribosomal protein L7, which yields MKSRGTPVNQRNDQPSVTGLLGLGVRAGQVRGGAEAVKKSIHGGKSRLVILAGDASEGTKRSFRRLAGSRGVPVLECHTRLELGACLDRAPMAVLSISDRHLASGMLKKASPEGND from the coding sequence GTGAAGAGTAGAGGAACTCCAGTGAATCAGCGTAACGATCAACCATCCGTGACCGGACTCCTGGGCCTCGGCGTGCGCGCCGGCCAGGTAAGGGGCGGCGCGGAAGCCGTCAAGAAGTCCATTCACGGCGGGAAGTCCCGGCTCGTCATCCTGGCCGGGGATGCCTCCGAGGGGACGAAGCGTTCTTTCAGAAGACTGGCCGGTTCCCGGGGCGTACCCGTACTCGAATGTCATACCCGTTTGGAACTGGGCGCGTGCCTGGACCGGGCGCCCATGGCGGTGCTGTCCATTTCGGACCGGCACCTGGCGAGCGGAATGCTGAAGAAAGCGTCTCCGGAAGGAAACGATTAG
- the nusA gene encoding transcription termination factor NusA: protein MNYEVIEALAQIIREKNVERDVVWDTVKTGLITAAKKRFGTGDDNVQVRIDEKLGTIEMAAVWEVVDEVEDPETQVSLETAQGIDPHAELGGSVEQALAFEEFGRNAIQAVKQVVVQRVREAERENVYELYKDRVNEIVIGSVQQVDRGNIIVKIERTEALLPWREQIRRERYRQGETIRAFILDVQNAIKGPQVILSRSCEAFLELLFRMEVPEIHEGIVEIKASAREPGDRSKIAVLSHDDRVDAVGACVGMKGTRVQAVVRELNNERIDIVPWSNDPSAFVTQALRPAEVAQVQILDIEKKDMRVVVEDDQLSLAIGKAGQNARLAVKLTGWNIDLIKRSDLEKQLISETFGADDTDEEEAGSLDEIDGISDKLRQKLEDAGYTTVESLQQATADDLQEISGIGGVTADKIMTAVQ from the coding sequence ATGAACTACGAGGTCATTGAGGCGCTGGCGCAGATCATACGAGAGAAAAACGTGGAGCGTGATGTGGTCTGGGACACGGTGAAGACCGGCCTGATCACGGCGGCCAAGAAGCGGTTCGGCACGGGCGACGACAACGTTCAGGTGCGGATCGACGAAAAGCTGGGGACGATCGAAATGGCGGCGGTCTGGGAAGTCGTGGACGAGGTGGAGGATCCCGAGACCCAGGTCAGTCTCGAGACTGCGCAGGGGATCGACCCGCATGCGGAGCTGGGCGGTAGCGTCGAACAGGCCCTGGCCTTCGAGGAGTTCGGGCGCAACGCGATACAGGCGGTCAAGCAGGTCGTCGTGCAGCGCGTCCGTGAGGCGGAGCGGGAAAACGTCTACGAACTGTACAAGGACCGGGTCAACGAGATCGTAATCGGCAGCGTGCAGCAGGTGGACCGCGGCAATATCATCGTAAAGATCGAGCGCACCGAGGCGCTGTTGCCGTGGCGCGAGCAGATACGGCGGGAAAGGTACCGGCAAGGCGAGACCATCCGCGCCTTCATCCTCGACGTGCAGAACGCCATTAAGGGCCCGCAGGTCATACTTTCTCGGAGCTGCGAGGCGTTCCTGGAACTGTTGTTCCGAATGGAGGTGCCGGAGATCCACGAGGGTATCGTGGAAATCAAGGCATCCGCCCGGGAGCCGGGCGACCGGTCCAAGATCGCCGTCCTTTCACACGACGACCGGGTCGACGCCGTCGGTGCGTGCGTGGGCATGAAGGGCACGCGGGTACAGGCGGTCGTCCGCGAGCTCAACAACGAGCGGATCGACATCGTGCCGTGGAGCAACGACCCGTCCGCCTTCGTGACCCAGGCGCTTCGTCCCGCCGAAGTGGCCCAGGTGCAGATCCTGGACATCGAGAAGAAGGACATGCGCGTGGTCGTCGAGGATGACCAACTCTCGCTGGCTATCGGCAAGGCGGGCCAGAACGCCCGGCTCGCTGTCAAGCTTACCGGATGGAACATCGACCTGATCAAGCGTTCTGATCTCGAGAAGCAGCTCATTTCCGAGACCTTCGGCGCTGACGATACCGATGAGGAAGAAGCCGGGTCGCTCGACGAAATAGACGGCATTTCCGATAAGCTGCGCCAGAAGCTTGAAGACGCCGGTTACACAACGGTGGAGTCCCTGCAACAGGCCACCGCCGACGACCTGCAGGAAATTTCCGGGATCGGCGGCGTGACGGCCGATAAGATCATGACGGCGGTTCAGTGA
- a CDS encoding ribosome maturation factor RimP: METDRDSIVRIVSSLAGPIVDEAGFELVDLELAGRQGSYVLRLLIDKPGGVTINDCAKVNRELSSLLDLEDPIPSRYTLEVSSPGLDRPFKTARDFRRALGKRVKVVSADGNGGTVTRVGLLEGIEDGTVEIVCEGEKHRIPVASIRKAHRELEHGWDNG, translated from the coding sequence ATGGAAACTGACCGCGATTCGATCGTCAGGATCGTCTCTTCACTCGCCGGTCCGATCGTCGATGAAGCCGGGTTCGAACTGGTGGATCTGGAACTTGCGGGCAGGCAGGGAAGTTACGTCCTCAGGCTATTGATCGACAAGCCGGGCGGCGTTACGATCAACGACTGTGCAAAGGTAAACCGCGAACTGTCCAGCCTGCTCGATCTGGAAGACCCCATTCCGTCCCGCTATACGCTCGAAGTTTCCTCACCCGGTCTGGACCGGCCTTTCAAGACGGCAAGAGACTTCCGCAGGGCCCTGGGAAAGCGGGTCAAGGTCGTTTCCGCGGACGGGAACGGCGGAACGGTCACGCGGGTGGGCCTGCTCGAAGGCATTGAGGACGGTACGGTAGAAATAGTCTGCGAGGGGGAGAAGCATCGCATACCCGTCGCAAGCATCCGGAAAGCCCACCGGGAACTGGAACATGGTTGGGACAATGGTTAG
- a CDS encoding recombinase family protein: MSNARSRPSRRYRMNKAVCYIRVGSMETRKHPFRRADQEKRLRAYCAENDLDILLVIRDIRVEAFIPLEERLGGRDLVDTIESKGIQHVVIWRLDRLFRSAAEMSGCLAAWSGEDIACHVLDLDGRSVRTDQEQGKLVMSTLNVLAGMAHDLPAERTRNRIRLKKNNRFVYGAVPYGYDLSGNQLVPNTREQEIIRKVKHWRTEGRSLRSIAEELNGMGIPTKRAAAVSRETRWYASTVRYLLKNELYLAEEEEDGPAGEKD; encoded by the coding sequence ATGTCAAACGCACGGTCGAGGCCGTCCAGGAGATACCGGATGAACAAGGCGGTTTGCTATATCAGGGTCGGTTCGATGGAGACCCGGAAGCATCCCTTTCGAAGGGCGGACCAGGAGAAACGGCTTCGCGCCTACTGCGCGGAAAATGATCTCGACATCTTGCTGGTGATCCGCGATATCCGTGTCGAAGCGTTCATCCCGCTCGAGGAACGTCTGGGCGGCCGGGACCTGGTCGATACGATCGAATCGAAGGGCATCCAGCATGTCGTCATCTGGCGGCTCGACCGTCTGTTCAGATCCGCGGCGGAAATGTCGGGCTGCCTCGCGGCCTGGTCCGGCGAAGACATCGCGTGCCACGTGCTTGACCTCGACGGCCGATCCGTCCGCACCGACCAGGAGCAGGGCAAGCTGGTCATGAGCACGCTCAACGTGCTCGCCGGGATGGCCCACGACCTGCCCGCCGAGCGGACGAGGAACCGGATACGGCTGAAGAAGAACAACCGGTTCGTCTATGGCGCAGTCCCCTACGGTTACGACCTGTCCGGCAACCAGTTGGTGCCCAACACCAGGGAGCAGGAGATTATCCGGAAGGTGAAGCACTGGCGGACCGAAGGCAGGAGCCTGCGCAGCATCGCGGAAGAACTCAACGGTATGGGGATCCCCACCAAGCGCGCCGCGGCGGTTTCAAGAGAAACCCGCTGGTACGCGTCCACGGTCCGGTACCTGCTGAAAAACGAACTCTACCTTGCCGAAGAAGAGGAAGACGGCCCGGCCGGGGAAAAGGACTGA
- the mtaB gene encoding tRNA (N(6)-L-threonylcarbamoyladenosine(37)-C(2))-methylthiotransferase MtaB translates to MTQPGLAPAHDTPTVALHTLGCRLNQYETEAIREQFVLRGFHVVPFSGPADVYVVNTCTVTNQADASARQALRRAVRTVRTTGRDPTSIVVATGCYAQTNPGQLLEIEGVDLVLGNAEKGDLVDHVLTMRAGDPPTSRVTRRAEMAQFDERLDVSAFENRTRATLKIQDGCDQFCSFCIIPWARGRHRSLPPDAVMRQVQTLVDRGYAEIVLTGVHLGEYGTDLPTPVTLNDVVRQILERTTLPRLRLSSIWPTAVDRELIDLFGNHAPRLCRYTHLAVQHGDDQLLGAMRRTYTAGQAEEVVERLVDAVPDICIGADVMVGFPGETDASFQRMYDRLDRQPYAYFHVFSYSKRDHTRAARMPDQVPPPTARERSELLRTMSDRKSAAYNSRFRGRKLLVLVEEESDEGKMTGRTDHGLRCWFEGRAEQVNTFVEVEVDATDARGATGRLSIPDARDAGADDTVPAIGGATGRVPVADATL, encoded by the coding sequence GTGACTCAACCTGGCTTGGCCCCGGCGCATGATACGCCGACGGTAGCCTTGCATACGCTTGGCTGCCGTCTGAATCAATACGAGACCGAGGCCATTCGCGAGCAGTTCGTTTTGCGGGGCTTTCATGTCGTGCCCTTCAGCGGGCCCGCGGATGTCTACGTCGTCAATACCTGCACGGTGACCAACCAGGCCGATGCGTCTGCCCGGCAGGCGCTTCGCCGGGCTGTCCGGACTGTGCGGACCACCGGGCGCGATCCGACGTCCATCGTCGTCGCCACGGGTTGTTACGCCCAGACGAATCCCGGCCAGCTCCTGGAAATCGAGGGTGTGGACCTCGTCCTCGGCAACGCGGAAAAGGGCGATCTCGTCGACCACGTGCTGACGATGCGCGCGGGTGATCCTCCCACTTCTCGGGTGACCCGCAGGGCGGAGATGGCGCAATTCGACGAGCGTCTCGACGTCTCCGCTTTTGAAAACCGAACGCGGGCTACGCTGAAGATCCAGGACGGCTGCGATCAATTCTGCTCGTTCTGCATCATTCCCTGGGCCCGCGGCCGGCATCGAAGCCTGCCTCCGGACGCCGTGATGCGCCAGGTTCAGACCCTGGTGGACAGAGGTTACGCCGAGATCGTGCTCACCGGCGTACATCTCGGAGAATACGGCACCGACCTGCCCACGCCCGTCACGCTCAATGACGTCGTTCGACAGATCCTGGAACGGACTACGCTGCCCCGCCTGAGGCTGAGCTCCATCTGGCCCACGGCGGTGGACAGGGAACTGATCGACCTGTTCGGGAACCACGCGCCGAGGCTTTGCAGATACACGCACCTGGCCGTGCAACACGGCGACGACCAACTGCTGGGGGCCATGCGCCGGACCTACACGGCCGGTCAGGCCGAAGAGGTGGTCGAACGGCTGGTCGACGCGGTGCCGGATATCTGTATCGGCGCCGACGTCATGGTCGGATTCCCGGGGGAAACCGACGCCTCCTTTCAACGCATGTACGACCGGCTGGACCGCCAGCCCTACGCGTATTTCCACGTGTTCTCCTATTCCAAAAGGGATCATACCCGCGCCGCCCGCATGCCAGACCAGGTGCCGCCTCCGACGGCACGGGAACGGAGCGAGTTGCTTCGAACGATGAGCGATCGGAAATCAGCGGCCTATAACAGCCGATTCAGGGGCAGGAAGCTTCTCGTGCTGGTCGAGGAAGAATCGGATGAAGGAAAGATGACCGGGCGGACGGACCACGGGCTGAGATGCTGGTTCGAGGGACGGGCGGAGCAGGTGAATACCTTCGTCGAAGTGGAAGTAGACGCGACCGACGCCCGGGGCGCGACCGGCCGGCTCTCCATACCCGACGCCCGGGACGCCGGAGCCGACGACACTGTACCCGCAATTGGGGGCGCGACCGGCCGGGTTCCCGTGGCCGACGCGACCCTTTAA
- a CDS encoding rRNA pseudouridine synthase: MRLNRYMAQAGVASRRHSEAMIAAGRVKLNGETVVSLATQVHPDSDVVTVDDRTLEVTADRKCYLLNKPAGYLTTLSDPFGRPTVASLIRDIPERVFPVGRLDRDSEGLLLLTNDGALGNKLMHPRFRCEKEYHVLVKGVPREDSLQRLREGVVLDGRTTAKAAVESIRRTESDTWLSIVLHEGRKRQIRRMCDMVGHPVMRLIRVRLGGLADRGLSAGKWRTLTHGEIEELEPVSSMTG, encoded by the coding sequence ATGAGACTGAATAGATACATGGCCCAGGCGGGAGTCGCCTCGCGGAGGCACAGCGAGGCGATGATCGCGGCCGGCCGGGTCAAACTGAACGGCGAGACGGTCGTTTCCCTGGCCACGCAGGTCCATCCCGATTCGGATGTCGTGACGGTAGATGACCGGACGCTGGAGGTAACGGCGGACCGGAAATGTTACCTGCTCAACAAGCCGGCCGGATACCTGACCACGTTGAGCGATCCCTTCGGCCGGCCGACGGTGGCCTCGTTGATCCGGGACATCCCGGAACGCGTCTTTCCCGTCGGCAGGCTGGACCGGGACTCGGAGGGCCTGCTGCTCCTGACGAACGACGGCGCATTGGGAAACAAGCTGATGCATCCGCGTTTCCGTTGTGAAAAGGAATATCACGTCCTCGTAAAGGGCGTGCCAAGGGAAGACTCGCTGCAAAGGCTGAGAGAAGGCGTTGTATTGGACGGCAGGACCACGGCGAAGGCAGCCGTGGAATCGATCCGGCGCACGGAGAGCGACACCTGGCTTTCAATCGTGTTGCACGAGGGTCGCAAGCGCCAGATCCGAAGAATGTGCGATATGGTGGGGCATCCCGTGATGCGGTTGATCAGGGTGCGACTGGGCGGACTGGCCGACAGAGGCCTTTCCGCCGGGAAATGGCGTACGCTGACCCACGGAGAAATCGAGGAACTTGAGCCGGTGAGCTCCATGACCGGCTGA
- the scpB gene encoding SMC-Scp complex subunit ScpB, with protein sequence MDEYRAITEAVLFASDAPLSLTELSRIMDDVGEDLVGGCIEALNEKYAQGGHGFEIRHVANGYQLSSKVDYAKWIRRLYRGRIPSRLTQAALECLSIVAYKQPISRSEVEAIRGVNVDGVLRTLLDRNLIRIAGRGEGVGRPILYATTGDFLRYFGLNKLTDLPKLDELNELLKDQDIELDEVEEQLDPSLFARPKQSGSPGSPGDSEVPEGPAGETPDGTDEKIVSTDETE encoded by the coding sequence CTGGACGAATACCGCGCGATCACGGAAGCCGTGCTGTTCGCCAGCGACGCCCCGCTCAGCCTGACCGAACTCAGCCGCATTATGGACGACGTGGGCGAGGACCTGGTCGGCGGATGCATCGAAGCCCTGAACGAGAAGTACGCACAGGGCGGCCACGGCTTCGAAATCCGGCACGTGGCCAACGGCTACCAGCTCAGCAGCAAGGTGGATTACGCGAAATGGATACGCCGGCTCTACCGGGGCAGGATCCCGTCGCGGCTCACCCAGGCCGCCCTGGAATGCCTTTCGATCGTCGCGTACAAGCAGCCGATCAGCCGGTCCGAGGTGGAGGCCATTCGCGGGGTGAACGTAGACGGCGTGCTTCGGACGCTGCTGGATCGCAACCTCATACGCATCGCCGGCCGGGGAGAAGGTGTCGGCCGGCCGATTCTCTACGCGACGACGGGTGATTTCCTCCGGTATTTCGGGCTCAACAAGCTAACGGACCTGCCCAAGCTGGACGAGTTGAACGAACTGTTGAAGGACCAGGATATCGAGCTGGACGAAGTGGAAGAGCAGCTGGACCCGTCGTTGTTCGCGCGGCCTAAACAGTCAGGCAGTCCAGGCAGTCCAGGCGATTCAGAAGTTCCGGAGGGTCCGGCGGGTGAGACGCCGGACGGAACGGATGAGAAAATAGTGTCCACCGATGAGACTGAATAG
- a CDS encoding segregation/condensation protein A: MAYQVRLEHFEGPLDLLLFLIREHEVDIYDIPISLVTQQYLQYLELLKLLDLEVGSEYLLMAATLLRIKSKMLLPRRSEEEEEEGADPREELVQRLLEYRQFKEAAGVLNEHQDRNADVFYHPPAEHPDEDLNGVETLDTRLAGNLNLWDLLQAFRFTLDRAKDDFDRTVERESLSIEDRMDDILDHLKRQKNLFFSALFQEDLSRPFLIITFLALLELIRQNRVVFEQTDTLGEIWLTLSDSVGTSS; this comes from the coding sequence ATGGCCTACCAGGTAAGGCTCGAACACTTCGAAGGACCGCTGGACCTCCTGCTGTTCCTGATCAGGGAACACGAGGTGGATATCTACGACATTCCCATCTCGCTGGTCACGCAGCAGTACCTTCAGTATCTCGAGCTGCTCAAATTGCTCGATCTCGAAGTGGGCAGCGAGTACCTGCTCATGGCGGCGACGCTCCTTCGCATCAAGTCGAAGATGCTCCTGCCCCGCAGGTCCGAAGAGGAGGAAGAGGAAGGCGCGGACCCGCGGGAAGAACTCGTGCAGCGCCTGCTGGAGTACCGGCAATTCAAGGAAGCGGCCGGCGTGCTGAACGAGCACCAGGACCGCAACGCCGATGTGTTCTATCATCCGCCCGCGGAGCACCCGGACGAGGACCTGAACGGCGTGGAAACGCTCGATACCCGGCTGGCGGGCAACCTGAATCTCTGGGACCTGCTGCAGGCGTTCAGGTTCACGCTGGACCGCGCAAAAGACGATTTCGACCGGACCGTGGAACGGGAGTCCCTGTCGATCGAGGACCGGATGGACGATATCCTGGATCACCTGAAGCGACAGAAGAACCTGTTCTTCAGCGCGCTCTTCCAGGAGGATCTCTCCCGGCCCTTCCTGATTATCACCTTCCTGGCCCTGCTGGAACTGATCCGGCAGAACCGGGTGGTTTTCGAGCAGACCGATACGCTGGGCGAGATCTGGCTGACCCTTTCCGATTCGGTAGGTACCTCGTCGTGA
- a CDS encoding HNH endonuclease, with the protein MVSEHVLVLNQNYEPLSVCTARRAVILVFLRKAEIIDKYADPVRGVYSLFDRPSIVRLVNFVRIPSKGIMLSRKNILKRDGHQCQYCSTTRGPLTVDHVLPRYLGGRDSWENMVCACQRCNNKKGDRLPEEVNMALRRKPKAPTRIHFIRDFIGIHHHSWRPYLFLKNEQPEELLWPTR; encoded by the coding sequence ATGGTAAGCGAACATGTCCTCGTTCTGAACCAGAACTACGAGCCTTTGAGTGTTTGTACGGCAAGACGGGCGGTCATTCTCGTTTTTCTGCGCAAGGCGGAGATCATTGACAAATATGCGGACCCGGTGCGGGGCGTATACTCGCTGTTCGACCGGCCAAGTATCGTCCGGCTCGTGAACTTCGTCCGCATACCCAGCAAGGGCATCATGCTGTCGCGCAAGAACATCCTCAAGCGCGACGGCCACCAGTGCCAGTACTGCAGCACGACGAGAGGCCCCCTTACCGTGGATCACGTCCTGCCCAGGTACCTGGGCGGTAGGGACAGCTGGGAGAACATGGTCTGCGCCTGCCAGCGGTGCAACAACAAGAAGGGGGACAGGCTGCCGGAAGAGGTGAACATGGCGCTGCGGCGCAAGCCCAAGGCGCCCACCAGGATACACTTTATTCGAGACTTCATTGGAATCCACCATCATTCCTGGCGGCCCTACCTGTTTCTGAAGAACGAACAACCGGAAGAATTGCTATGGCCTACCAGGTAA
- the mazG gene encoding nucleoside triphosphate pyrophosphohydrolase has translation MTPFEELVDIMSKLRSKGGCPWDREQTHQTLRPYLIEEAYEVLDALDNGEDGDFRDELGDLLLQVVFHAQIATEEQRFDIHDVARAINDKLVRRHPHVFGDIRADTADEVLTNWEKIKQEEKGEEGPRSVLDGLPAGMPALLRAYRIQEKVARVNFDWDDVKAVLEKVGEEIGEVRRALEHGDRAKIEEEMGDLLFSLVNLSRHLNVPPEDALRRSNDKFIRRFRFIEAALELKGESLGKATFEELDALWDEAKRREPDGDAG, from the coding sequence ATGACCCCCTTCGAAGAACTCGTGGACATCATGTCGAAACTCCGGTCGAAGGGAGGCTGTCCCTGGGACCGGGAACAGACCCACCAGACCCTGCGGCCGTACCTGATCGAGGAGGCCTACGAGGTGCTGGACGCGCTGGACAACGGCGAGGACGGCGACTTCCGGGACGAACTGGGGGACCTTCTCCTCCAGGTCGTCTTCCACGCGCAGATCGCCACCGAGGAGCAGCGGTTCGACATCCATGACGTCGCCCGGGCGATCAACGACAAGCTCGTTCGGCGCCATCCCCACGTTTTCGGGGACATCCGGGCGGACACGGCCGACGAGGTGCTGACCAATTGGGAGAAGATCAAGCAGGAAGAGAAAGGCGAGGAAGGCCCCAGATCAGTGCTGGACGGCCTCCCGGCGGGCATGCCGGCCCTGCTCCGCGCCTACCGCATCCAGGAGAAGGTCGCCCGGGTCAACTTCGACTGGGACGACGTTAAAGCGGTGCTCGAGAAGGTCGGCGAGGAGATCGGCGAGGTACGCCGGGCCCTGGAGCACGGGGACCGGGCGAAGATCGAGGAGGAGATGGGCGACCTGCTGTTCTCCCTGGTGAACCTTTCCCGCCACCTCAACGTGCCGCCGGAGGATGCCCTGAGAAGGAGCAACGACAAGTTCATCCGCCGATTCCGGTTTATCGAGGCCGCTCTCGAACTCAAGGGAGAAAGCCTGGGAAAGGCCACCTTCGAGGAACTGGACGCCCTCTGGGACGAGGCCAAGCGAAGGGAGCCGGATGGCGACGCCGGCTGA